In the genome of Euzebyales bacterium, the window GCACAAGCGACGTCGCCTTCGACGCGGTCGTCGCCGCGTGCGCGCATCGGCCGGGGGAAGGGACTTGGATCACACGTGGCATGCGCGCGGCGTACCGGCAGCTGCACGAGGAAGGTGGCGCACATAGCACGGAAGTGTGGAACGCCGAGGGCCGCCTCGTCGGAGGGCTGTACGGTGTGCCGACGGGCCGGGTGTTCTGTGGTGAGTCGATGTTCCACCGCGAGGCCGATGCCTCGAAGGTGGCGATGGTCACGACGATGCGCATCCTCGCGCGCGGCGGGTTCAGCCTGTTCGACGTCCAGCTGCCAACGGGCCACCTCGCGTCGATGGGTGCGGTCGAGATGCCGCGCGACATCTACCTCGACATCCTACGGGCGGGCCGCGACCACCCCGCCGTGTGGGACCCTACGGTGGCCCGCGATGATCGCCACCTAAGGTGAACGGCTCGTGGATGCAGGCGACGCACGCCTTGGCGTTGTCGACGTTCTCCCAGCTGACGCGCCACAGCCGATCCTCGATCCCACACACGGTACTGCCCCGCCAGCGCAGCTGGATGTCGTCGGGTGGTTCGGCCAGGTGCTGGATGGTGTCGCTGGATGGGACCCACACCCAGATCACGTCTGCCATCGGTGGTCCGGCCCTTTCGCGTCCTGACAGGTCCAGCCCGCCACCTGGTTGAGGGCTCCGGCCCTGGCGGACTGGGGGGCAGTCTAGAAGATCGCCATCCTCGTCCGCGGCCACTGGCGGCGCCAGTCCGTCGGACATTCCGCGACTACGCTTCCGGCGGTGTCCATCGAACCGATCACGCCGACCGCGCCCCACGACGTGGATCGGACCGTCTTCACCCAGACCTGGGCACGGCTGACGTTCCTGCACTGGGCCGTCAAGCCGGGACGGGTGGCGGCGCACCTGCCCGCCGGGATACGTCCCGACGTCATCGATGACGTGACCTACGTCGGCCTGATCCCGTTCTGGATGCAGGACGTCGGCGTCCTCGGTGGCCCCGCGGTGCCATTCTTCGGGTCGTTTTGCGAGACCAACGTGCGCCTGTACTCGGTCGACGGGGCGGGTCGGCGTGGTGTCGTGTTCGTGTCGCTCGACGCCTCACGGTTGGCGCCGGTGCTCGTCGCGCGCGCCACCGGGCTGCCGTACGTCTGGTCGCGCATGCGCTACCGGCGTCGCGGCGACCTCGTCAGCTACACGTCGCGACGCAGGCGGTGGCCCACCGCGCCGAAACCGCCCGGCACCGACCGCGCCCGCGCCACCGGGGCCCGGTCCTCGATCGGCCTGCGGGTCGGTCGTCGTATCGAGCCGGAGCGCCTCGAGCACTTCCTCACCGCGCGCTGGGGCCTGCACGCGTCCGACGGCCGGGGCGGCGCCGTGTTCTGGCCCAACCAGCACCCCCCGTGGTCCCTGCACACGGCGACGGTGGAGCACCTCGACGACGACCTGCTCGCGGCCGCCGGCTTCGGCGACCTCGCGCGCCGCCGACCCGACAGCGTTCTGTTCTCGCCCGGCGTGGACGTGCGCTTCGGATCCAGGAGGCCGGCATGAGCAGTCGAACGCAGCGCCGGCACGGCACCACTCACGCAACGCTGAGTGCCGAGCGTGGCAACAGAGGCCGGCGGGGCGGTGCTGGCTGCCACGCCCGCACGACCGTGGCAACGGGGGCCGGTGGGGCGGTCCTGGCTGCCACGCCCGGGTGACCGTGGCAACGGGGACCGGTGGGGCGGTGCTGGCTGCCACGCCCGAGATGAAGGCCAGGACGCCCGGGGAGAGCGGCCCCAACGGCCGGGCGGGTCACGCGGCGGCCACCGTGCGTGGACTGATGGTGACCGCGAGTGTCGGGCCCGGCTACGCGGCGATGTCGACCGCCGCGCCCATGTCGGGCAGCGCCACCGCCAGCACCTGGTCGTAGCGGTCGGCCAGGGTGATGTCGAGGTCCTCCCGGACGTGTTCGGGTACGTCGTCGAGGTCGTCGGCGTTGCGCCGCGGCAGCACCACCCGGCGCAGGCCCGCGCGGTGGGCGGCGAGGAGCTTCTGCTTCACCCCGCCGATCGGCAGCACCAGGCCCTGCAGGGTGATCTCGCCGGTCATGCCGACGTCGTTGGCCACCGGCTGCCCGCGCAACAGGCTGACCAGCGCGGTCGTCATCGTGATCCCGGCCGATGGTCCGTCCTTAGGGATGGCTCCGGCGGGCACGTGCAGGTGGATGCGGGTGGTGTCGGGCACGTCGTCGGGCAGCCCCAGCGCGGCCGCGTTGGCGCGCACGTAGGACAGCGCGATCTCCGCCGACTCCCGCATCACGTCGCCCAGCTGGCCGGTGATGGTCAGCGCCGCCTCACCGTTGGTCCGGTTCGCCTCGATGAACAGCACGTCACCGCCCATACCCGTGACCGCCAGCCCGGTGGCGACACCAGGGAGGCTGGTGCGCTCGGCGACCTGTTCGTGGTGCACCGTCGGGCGGCCGAGCAGGTCGACGACCTGGTCGGCGTCCACGGTGACCGGTGGCTCGGCATCACCGGTCGCGATGCGGGTGACGACCTTGCGGACCAGCTTGCCGAGCTGGCGTTCCAGGTTGCGGACACCCGCCTCGCGGGTGTAGCCGTCGGCGATCGCCGTCAGCGCGGCGTCGGTCAAGTCGAGCTCGTCATCACGAATGCCGGCCCGTGCCACCTGACGTGGCAGCAGGTGGTTGCGCGCGATCGCGACCTTCTCGTTGTCGCTGTAGCCGTCGAGGCGCACGACCTCCATCCGGTCGAGCAGCGGGCTCGGAATGGTGTCCACGACGTTGCCCGTCGCGATGAACAGCACCTCGGACAGATCGAGGTCGACCTCGAGGTAATGGTCGCGGAAGGTGTGGTTCTGCTCGGGGTCGAGCACCTCCAACAGGGCAGCGCTCGGATCGCCGCGCCAGTCGCTGGCGACTTTGTCGATCTCGTCGAGCAGGATCACCGGGTTGGCGGTGCCCGCCTCGGCAAGGGCGCGTGCGATGCGACCCGGCTGCGCACCAACATAGGTGCGGCGGTGGCCGCGGATCTCGGCCTCGTCACGCACGCCACCCAGCGCGACGCGCACGAACTGGCGCCCGAGCGCGCGCGCGACCGATTCACCGAGCGACGTCTTGCCCGTGCCGGGCGGACCGATTAGCGCAAGGATCGCACCGGTGCCGCGCCCAGTCTCGGGTCCGAGGTCACGCTCGGTGCGCAGCTTGCGCACGGCTAGGAACTCGATCAGCCGGTCCTTGATGTCCTCGAGGTACGTATGGTCCTCGTCGAGCACAACGCGGGCGGCGTCGAGGTCCAGGTTGTCTTCGGTCCGGTTACCCCACGGCAGCTCGAGGATGTGGTCGAGCCACGTACGGATCCACCCGTGCTCCGGGTTCTGCTCGCCCATCCGCTCCATGCGGCGCAGCTCCTTCTGCGCGAACGAGCGCACTTCGTCGCGCATCCCGGCGTCGGCCAGCCTCTGCTCGTACTCGGCGATCAGATCGCCGTCGTCGTCCTCGCCGAGCTCGGCCCGGATCGCGGCGAGCTGCTGGCGCAGGATCGCCTCGCGCTGCGACCGGTCGATCTGGTCGCTGGTGCGCTTGCGGACCTCGTCGCTGACGGTGACGTCGGCCAAGGTGTCCTTGGCCCAGCCCAGCACCTTCTCGAGTCGCGCGGTCACGTCGAGGGTCTCGAGCACCTCGACCCTGCGCTCGACCGTCAGGTCGGGGGAGTACAGGGCAGTGTCGGCCAGTGTCCCCGGGTCGGTGATCTCCGCCACGGCCGCGGCCACGCCGCTCGCCCTCCGGCGCCGGAGGATCTCGCCGAGCACCGCACGGTACTCGCGTGCGAGCTGGGCGGTCCGCGCCGGATCGCTGCTGGTCGGCGCGACGGGTTCGACGGCGACCCGCAGACCACCATGCTCGTCGTCGCGGCCCGCGCCGATCCTGGCCCGCTCGATGCCACGCACCAGCACCGCACGCGTGCCGTCCGCGGCCTGCTCGTCCTGCTCGACCATGCCGATCGTG includes:
- a CDS encoding DUF2071 domain-containing protein codes for the protein MSIEPITPTAPHDVDRTVFTQTWARLTFLHWAVKPGRVAAHLPAGIRPDVIDDVTYVGLIPFWMQDVGVLGGPAVPFFGSFCETNVRLYSVDGAGRRGVVFVSLDASRLAPVLVARATGLPYVWSRMRYRRRGDLVSYTSRRRRWPTAPKPPGTDRARATGARSSIGLRVGRRIEPERLEHFLTARWGLHASDGRGGAVFWPNQHPPWSLHTATVEHLDDDLLAAAGFGDLARRRPDSVLFSPGVDVRFGSRRPA
- the aat gene encoding leucyl/phenylalanyl-tRNA--protein transferase, with protein sequence MGVSRFPDPRTAAGDEPLAYGGDLEVVTLREAYSLGIFPWPGDSGTIWWWSPDPRAVIPVGGLHVSRSLRRTLRSGRLHCTSDVAFDAVVAACAHRPGEGTWITRGMRAAYRQLHEEGGAHSTEVWNAEGRLVGGLYGVPTGRVFCGESMFHREADASKVAMVTTMRILARGGFSLFDVQLPTGHLASMGAVEMPRDIYLDILRAGRDHPAVWDPTVARDDRHLR
- the lon gene encoding endopeptidase La; this encodes MDDVTTVALPLLPLPDGVVAPQMVVNMVAESDQARRAIDAARAGDGRLVLVPQMAGRYAQIGTIGMVEQDEQAADGTRAVLVRGIERARIGAGRDDEHGGLRVAVEPVAPTSSDPARTAQLAREYRAVLGEILRRRRASGVAAAVAEITDPGTLADTALYSPDLTVERRVEVLETLDVTARLEKVLGWAKDTLADVTVSDEVRKRTSDQIDRSQREAILRQQLAAIRAELGEDDDGDLIAEYEQRLADAGMRDEVRSFAQKELRRMERMGEQNPEHGWIRTWLDHILELPWGNRTEDNLDLDAARVVLDEDHTYLEDIKDRLIEFLAVRKLRTERDLGPETGRGTGAILALIGPPGTGKTSLGESVARALGRQFVRVALGGVRDEAEIRGHRRTYVGAQPGRIARALAEAGTANPVILLDEIDKVASDWRGDPSAALLEVLDPEQNHTFRDHYLEVDLDLSEVLFIATGNVVDTIPSPLLDRMEVVRLDGYSDNEKVAIARNHLLPRQVARAGIRDDELDLTDAALTAIADGYTREAGVRNLERQLGKLVRKVVTRIATGDAEPPVTVDADQVVDLLGRPTVHHEQVAERTSLPGVATGLAVTGMGGDVLFIEANRTNGEAALTITGQLGDVMRESAEIALSYVRANAAALGLPDDVPDTTRIHLHVPAGAIPKDGPSAGITMTTALVSLLRGQPVANDVGMTGEITLQGLVLPIGGVKQKLLAAHRAGLRRVVLPRRNADDLDDVPEHVREDLDITLADRYDQVLAVALPDMGAAVDIAA